A part of Biomphalaria glabrata chromosome 3, xgBioGlab47.1, whole genome shotgun sequence genomic DNA contains:
- the LOC106080035 gene encoding uncharacterized protein LOC106080035 isoform X3 — MNLFLPIFPNTETIVMLSRSSLDRSTPTPSPLITPLSQNDVCSQNDSKVPATPRYLCHERSFDQNVPSTPFNNIGLPNRAPTLSRETDVSNVATDVLMNSNTLIDCSKTLINNNADQLVPSTPESCTQKEDAEKQDMSPVLSQDVMPVVPFQDMHKSSLNKLNKSELFLNK; from the exons ATGAACCTTTTTCTCCCTATCTTCCCAAATACAGAAAcca TCGTTATGCTTAGTAGATCCAGTCTTGACAGATCAACACCAACCCCAAGTCCTTTAATTACACCATTAAGTCAAAATGACGTTTGTTCTCAAAATGACTCAAAAGTTCCAGCAACTCCCAGATATTTAT GTCACGAGAGATCCTTTGATCAAAATGTTCCTTCCACACCTTTTAACAATATAGGATTGCCAAACAGAGCTCCAACACTCTCAAGAGAAACGGATGTCTCGAATGTTGCAACAGATGTTTTGATGAATAGTAATACTTTAATTGATTGTA gTAAGACTTTGATCAATAACAATGCTGATCAACTAGTACCTTCAACACCTGAAAGTTGCACCCAAAAGGAAGATGCTGAAAAGCAAGATATGTCTCCAGTATTAAGTCAAGATGTAATGCCTGTAGTTCCTTTTCAAGACATGCACAAAAGTTCTCTAAATAAACTGAATAAAAGTGAATTATTTCTGAACAAAT ga
- the LOC106080035 gene encoding uncharacterized protein LOC106080035 isoform X1, with amino-acid sequence MNLFLPIFPNTETIVMLSRSSLDRSTPTPSPLITPLSQNDVCSQNDSKVPATPRYLCHERSFDQNVPSTPFNNIGLPNRAPTLSRETDVSNVATDVLMNSNTLIDCSKTLINNNADQLVPSTPESCTQKEDAEKQDMSPVLSQDVMPVVPFQDMHKSSLNKLNKSELFLNKCKNSCRRAAIVKTIPKLNDFNSSFSSTLVSTSLEQSHSDISRSGVTFSQQSSCFQLGLSIQHGPASHHDLSSELAAPFQHSPSSTLPEILSQLQSTVINRSELTNTRRCSFAFQVLQSFINEEEVIEQLFSGDDIFL; translated from the exons ATGAACCTTTTTCTCCCTATCTTCCCAAATACAGAAAcca TCGTTATGCTTAGTAGATCCAGTCTTGACAGATCAACACCAACCCCAAGTCCTTTAATTACACCATTAAGTCAAAATGACGTTTGTTCTCAAAATGACTCAAAAGTTCCAGCAACTCCCAGATATTTAT GTCACGAGAGATCCTTTGATCAAAATGTTCCTTCCACACCTTTTAACAATATAGGATTGCCAAACAGAGCTCCAACACTCTCAAGAGAAACGGATGTCTCGAATGTTGCAACAGATGTTTTGATGAATAGTAATACTTTAATTGATTGTA gTAAGACTTTGATCAATAACAATGCTGATCAACTAGTACCTTCAACACCTGAAAGTTGCACCCAAAAGGAAGATGCTGAAAAGCAAGATATGTCTCCAGTATTAAGTCAAGATGTAATGCCTGTAGTTCCTTTTCAAGACATGCACAAAAGTTCTCTAAATAAACTGAATAAAAGTGAATTATTTCTGAACAAATGTAAGAATTCCTGCAGAAGAGCTGCTATCGTAAAAACTATCCCGAAGTTAAATGATTTTAACAGTTCATTTTCATCAACCCTTGTCAGTACATCATTAGAACAGTCACATTCAGACATTTCACGTTCAGGAGTAACATTTTCTCAACAAAGTTCATGTTTTCAGCTTGGTTTGTCCATCCAACATGGTCCAGCTTCCCATCATGATCTATCCTCCGAACTTGCTGCACCTTTCCAGCATAGTCCTTCCTCAACATTACCAGAAATTTTGTCTCAATTACAGTCCACAGTGATAAACAGATCTGAGTTGACCAACACCAGGCGTTGCTCATTTGCTTTTCAGGTTTTACAGTCATTCATCAACGAAGAAGAAGTTATTGAGCAACTTTTTTCTGGAGATGATATATTCTTGTGA
- the LOC106080035 gene encoding uncharacterized protein LOC106080035 isoform X2, producing the protein MLSRSSLDRSTPTPSPLITPLSQNDVCSQNDSKVPATPRYLCHERSFDQNVPSTPFNNIGLPNRAPTLSRETDVSNVATDVLMNSNTLIDCSKTLINNNADQLVPSTPESCTQKEDAEKQDMSPVLSQDVMPVVPFQDMHKSSLNKLNKSELFLNKCKNSCRRAAIVKTIPKLNDFNSSFSSTLVSTSLEQSHSDISRSGVTFSQQSSCFQLGLSIQHGPASHHDLSSELAAPFQHSPSSTLPEILSQLQSTVINRSELTNTRRCSFAFQVLQSFINEEEVIEQLFSGDDIFL; encoded by the exons ATGCTTAGTAGATCCAGTCTTGACAGATCAACACCAACCCCAAGTCCTTTAATTACACCATTAAGTCAAAATGACGTTTGTTCTCAAAATGACTCAAAAGTTCCAGCAACTCCCAGATATTTAT GTCACGAGAGATCCTTTGATCAAAATGTTCCTTCCACACCTTTTAACAATATAGGATTGCCAAACAGAGCTCCAACACTCTCAAGAGAAACGGATGTCTCGAATGTTGCAACAGATGTTTTGATGAATAGTAATACTTTAATTGATTGTA gTAAGACTTTGATCAATAACAATGCTGATCAACTAGTACCTTCAACACCTGAAAGTTGCACCCAAAAGGAAGATGCTGAAAAGCAAGATATGTCTCCAGTATTAAGTCAAGATGTAATGCCTGTAGTTCCTTTTCAAGACATGCACAAAAGTTCTCTAAATAAACTGAATAAAAGTGAATTATTTCTGAACAAATGTAAGAATTCCTGCAGAAGAGCTGCTATCGTAAAAACTATCCCGAAGTTAAATGATTTTAACAGTTCATTTTCATCAACCCTTGTCAGTACATCATTAGAACAGTCACATTCAGACATTTCACGTTCAGGAGTAACATTTTCTCAACAAAGTTCATGTTTTCAGCTTGGTTTGTCCATCCAACATGGTCCAGCTTCCCATCATGATCTATCCTCCGAACTTGCTGCACCTTTCCAGCATAGTCCTTCCTCAACATTACCAGAAATTTTGTCTCAATTACAGTCCACAGTGATAAACAGATCTGAGTTGACCAACACCAGGCGTTGCTCATTTGCTTTTCAGGTTTTACAGTCATTCATCAACGAAGAAGAAGTTATTGAGCAACTTTTTTCTGGAGATGATATATTCTTGTGA